The Flavobacterium praedii genome window below encodes:
- a CDS encoding LemA family protein — translation MRRFLPWIIGIGVIIVIAFWVMGLKNTALRHSQAVGKEWGNVDAAYQRRNDLIGNLVNTVKGAADFEKSTLTAVIEARAKATAVTVDPTNISPEQLSAFSNAQSGVSSSLSRLLVSVERYPELKANANFLKLQDELASTENQILTARTRFNESVEIYNGYILAMPQSFFLGSYKEKPFFKSVEGADKPVEVKF, via the coding sequence ATGAGAAGATTTTTGCCTTGGATTATCGGAATTGGAGTAATAATAGTAATTGCTTTTTGGGTGATGGGATTAAAAAATACAGCGCTACGCCACAGTCAAGCAGTTGGAAAAGAATGGGGTAACGTTGATGCAGCCTATCAAAGAAGAAACGACTTAATTGGCAATTTAGTAAACACTGTAAAAGGTGCTGCCGATTTTGAAAAAAGCACTTTGACAGCAGTAATCGAAGCTAGAGCAAAAGCAACAGCTGTTACCGTTGACCCAACCAATATTTCACCTGAACAATTAAGTGCTTTTAGCAATGCACAAAGTGGCGTATCAAGTTCATTGTCAAGATTATTAGTGTCTGTAGAACGTTATCCAGAATTAAAAGCAAATGCTAATTTCTTGAAATTACAAGACGAATTGGCTAGTACAGAAAACCAAATTTTAACAGCAAGAACCCGTTTTAATGAATCCGTTGAAATATACAACGGCTATATTTTAGCGATGCCACAAAGCTTTTTCTTAGGAAGCTATAAAGAAAAACCTTTCTTCAAATCTGTTGAAGGCGCAGACAAACCTGTTGAAGTAAAATTCTAA
- a CDS encoding TPM domain-containing protein: MKKSQKAEGRKQKAESTNHLTISGWKLFLFAFAFLNSGFLFAQFTIPEKPSFQTSVYDYANVLSPEEKAQLEEKLIKYSDSTTTQIVVITIESLKNEDVSLLATKWGQTWGIGGTAKDDNGVVILLAKAERKIAINPGYGLEDRLTAGIGGEIIRNIIIPEFKAGSYYKGLDKGTDAIFDVFKGKYKGERKQTKEKSFPIFPIIVIIVIILFLFSRNKGGGSGNSGNRGGGIGPSLLDVIILSSLGRGGGGGFGGSSGGGFGGGGGGGFGGGFGGGGFSGGGSSGGW, translated from the coding sequence ATGAAAAAAAGCCAAAAAGCAGAAGGCAGAAAGCAGAAGGCAGAAAGCACAAATCATTTAACAATATCGGGGTGGAAATTATTTCTTTTTGCTTTTGCATTCTTAAATAGTGGTTTTTTGTTTGCTCAATTTACAATTCCAGAGAAACCTAGTTTTCAAACATCGGTTTATGATTATGCCAATGTTTTGAGTCCAGAAGAAAAAGCGCAACTCGAAGAAAAGTTAATTAAATATTCTGATTCTACTACAACTCAAATTGTAGTCATTACTATTGAAAGTCTGAAAAACGAAGATGTTAGTCTATTAGCTACTAAATGGGGGCAAACATGGGGTATTGGCGGAACAGCAAAAGATGACAATGGGGTTGTTATACTATTAGCCAAAGCAGAAAGAAAGATAGCTATTAATCCTGGCTATGGTCTCGAAGATCGATTGACAGCAGGAATTGGTGGTGAAATAATTAGAAACATCATCATTCCCGAGTTTAAAGCGGGTAGTTACTACAAAGGTCTTGACAAAGGAACGGATGCTATATTTGATGTTTTCAAAGGCAAATACAAAGGTGAACGCAAACAAACTAAAGAAAAAAGCTTTCCAATTTTTCCAATCATTGTCATTATAGTAATCATTTTATTTTTATTTTCAAGGAATAAAGGAGGTGGCAGTGGGAATTCAGGAAACCGTGGAGGAGGAATTGGCCCTAGCCTACTCGATGTCATTATCCTAAGCAGTCTTGGAAGAGGCGGCGGAGGTGGTTTTGGAGGCTCTTCAGGCGGTGGCTTTGGAGGCGGTGGCGGAGGTGGCTTCGGCGGAGGTTTTGGCGGTGGCGGATTCTCTGGCGGAGGCTCAAGCGGTGGCTGGTAG
- a CDS encoding TPM domain-containing protein, producing MSKVEDFLSKEDEQEIVEAIRIAEKNTSGEIRVHLEKTTSLDAYDRALEVFQDLKMDETELQNGVLIYLAVEDKTFVICGDKGINDIVTNTFWDSTRDVMVAQFKQGNFKQGLIDGILKAGEELKKHFPWQEGDTNELSNEISKG from the coding sequence ATGTCAAAAGTAGAAGATTTTTTAAGCAAGGAAGACGAACAGGAAATTGTCGAGGCTATTCGAATAGCCGAGAAAAACACTTCTGGCGAAATTCGAGTTCATTTAGAAAAAACGACTTCTCTAGATGCGTATGATCGTGCTTTAGAAGTTTTTCAGGATTTAAAAATGGATGAAACCGAATTGCAAAATGGGGTTTTAATCTATCTGGCTGTTGAAGACAAAACCTTTGTGATTTGCGGTGATAAAGGGATCAATGATATTGTTACCAATACTTTTTGGGACAGTACCCGAGATGTTATGGTTGCCCAATTCAAACAAGGAAATTTTAAACAAGGATTAATTGATGGTATTTTGAAAGCTGGAGAAGAGCTCAAAAAACATTTTCCTTGGCAAGAAGGAGACACCAACGAATTATCAAACGAAATATCAAAAGGATAA